Proteins co-encoded in one Arachis hypogaea cultivar Tifrunner chromosome 11, arahy.Tifrunner.gnm2.J5K5, whole genome shotgun sequence genomic window:
- the LOC112720460 gene encoding uncharacterized membrane protein At3g27390: MDFGGSMQGYVKASYVVFAFFSAFFFGAIKGLVVGPIAALILIIGNVGVILGLFPWHVAWTVYTLLKIEIFDAALKVAFLIALPALFGIWLGIGIAGSVLLGVGYGFFTPWVSTFEAFRYDNESKKFLHCLVDGTLGTIKGSCTVVRDFADMCYHSYPSYLKEIRESPSSNECLRLRLIHVPACIIVGIMGLIVEIPLFTAIAIIKSPFLLFKGWFRLLHDLISREGPFLETACVPIAGLTIFVWPLVVIASILLAIFSSIFIGLYASVIVYQERSFRRGLAYVIAMVAEFDEYTNDWLYLREGTFLPKPQYRKKMVSQSSEFSVRGNNSVSGRVNTSMEAPAMFMPSLAPSRSVRETIQEVKMVQIWGNMMRYCEMKGKELLDANVLSQSDLYEWLRGKNGNEAAIVGVGLPCYSLLQTLLFSIKANSSGVLLLEDFEITYLNRPKDKLLDWFFNPVMVLKEQIRVITLVEDEVRYLEKVVLFGSNKQRLEAWDNGGLVITDALRAAQIEGISRRMIGMIRSVSKFPTYRRKFRHVVKTLVAHSLEKDASETALVSRYVEKDVAEKALVIHSLEKDIAGPGRSTRSIVSVPSDDNV; this comes from the exons ATGGATTTTGGTGGCTCTATGCAAGGTTATGTGAAGGCTTCTTATGTGGTCTTTGCTTTCTTCTCTGCCTTCTTCTTTGGTGCCATAAAAG GCTTAGTTGTGGGTCCTATTGCTGCTTTGATACTGATTATAGGCAACGTTGGTGTGATTCTTGGATTGTTTCCTTGGCATGTGGCATGGACCGTATACACGCTTTTGAA GATTGAAATATTTGATGCAGCGTTGAAAGTTGCATTTTTGATTGCTTTGCCTGCTTTATTTGGTATATGGTTAGGTATAGGAATAGCTGGAAGCGTTCTTCTTGGTGTTGGCTATGGCTTCTTCACTCCATGGGTTTCAACTTTTGAGGCCTTCAGATATGATAATGAGTCCAAGAAATTCTTGCACTGTCTTGTG GATGGAACCTTGGGAACCATTAAAGGAAGCTGTACTGTAGTAAGGGATTTTGCAGATATGTGTTACCATTCGTACCCAAGTTACTTGAAGGAAATAAGAGAATCACCTAGTTCAAATGAGTGTCTGAGACTAAG GTTGATTCATGTTCCTGCATGTATCATTGTGGGGATCATGGGGCTAATTGTTGAGATTCCGCTTTTCACTGCAATTGCCATAATAAAGAGCCCTTTCTTGTTATTCAAGGGTTGGTTCAGACTCTTGCATGACTTAATTAGCAGAGAAGGTCCATTCCTTGAAACAGCATGTGTCCCCATTGCTGGTTTGACCATATTTGTTTGGCCACTCGTTGTCATTGCCAGCATTTTGTTGGCCATTTTCTCAAGCATCTTTATTGGACTTTATGCATCTGTTATAGTATATCAG GAAAGATCGTTCCGCCGAGGTTTGGCCTATGTGATTGCAATGGTTGCCGAGTTTGATGAATACACAAATGATTGGCTCTATCTTCGTGAGGGGACATTCCTTCCAAA GCCCCAGTATCGAAAGAAAATGGTTTCTCAATCGTCAGAGTTCTCGGTTCGAGGAAATAATAGTGTGTCTGGCAGAGTAAATACTTCTATGGAGGCACCTGCAATGTTTATGCCAAGCTTGGCTCCTTCAAGATCAGTAAGAGAGACCATTCAAGAAGTGAAAATGGTGCAG ATATGGGGAAATATGATGAGGTACTGTGAGATGAAAGGGAAGGAATTATTGGATGCTAATGTATTATCACAGAGTGACCTTTATGAGTGGTTAAGGGGAAAGAATGGTAATGAGGCAGCCATAGTTGGTGTCGGCTTGCCTTGTTATTCACTTCTACAGACACTCCTCTTCTCCATCAAGGCCAACTCGAGCGGAGTGTTGCTCCTTGAAGATTTCGAGATCACGTATCTAAACAGGCCGAAGGACAAGCTGTTGGATTGGTTCTTCAATCCTGTGATGGTCCTGAAGGAGCAGATAAGGGTGATTACATTGGTGGAAGATGAAGTGAGGTACTTGGAGAAAGTTGTTCTCTTTGGAAGCAACAAGCAAAGGTTGGAGGCTTGGGATAATGGCGGTTTGGTGATTACTGATGCTCTTAGAGCTGCTCAAATTGAGGGGATTTCCAGAAG gatGATTGGAATGATAAGGAGTGTATCAAAGTTTCCAACTTACAGAAGGAAGTTTCGGCACGTTGTTAAAACCTTAGTTGCTCACTCTCTGGAGAAGGATGCTTCTGAAACTGCTTTAGTTAGCCGTTATGTGGAGAAAGATGTTGCTGAAAAGGCTTTAGTGATTCATTCTTTGGAGAAAGATATTGCTGGACCTGGTAGATCAACCAGGTCTATAGTATCAGTTCCCTCAGATGACAATGTTTAA